The Flavobacterium jumunjinense genome includes a region encoding these proteins:
- a CDS encoding glycoside hydrolase family 16 protein: protein MKYFWILFLFCNFSFSQHQNKKLVWEENFNGSKLNDSIWNFEVGNGCPNLCGWGNNEAQIYTDKNHKVENGILTISANYNGTTYTSTKITTQNKKEFQYGSIEIRAKLPTGEGLWPAFWMLGSNIPQVGWPKCGEIDILEYIGKEPHTIFTSLHTKDSHGNTINTKKTKIETIEEGFHTYGIDWTKDKIDFFVDSILVYTFQPKLKDENTWPYDQSFYFIINLAIGGNFGGPNIDNKIFPQQFSIDYIKVYQ from the coding sequence ATGAAATATTTTTGGATACTATTCTTATTCTGTAATTTTTCTTTTTCACAACATCAGAATAAAAAACTAGTTTGGGAAGAAAATTTTAATGGCTCGAAATTAAACGATTCGATTTGGAATTTTGAAGTTGGCAATGGTTGTCCAAACCTTTGTGGTTGGGGAAACAATGAAGCACAAATCTATACAGATAAAAATCATAAAGTTGAAAATGGAATTTTAACCATTTCTGCTAATTATAACGGAACTACCTATACTTCAACTAAAATTACAACTCAAAATAAAAAAGAATTTCAATATGGAAGCATAGAAATTAGAGCAAAGCTACCCACTGGTGAAGGGTTGTGGCCAGCATTTTGGATGTTAGGATCAAATATACCTCAAGTGGGTTGGCCAAAATGTGGAGAAATTGATATTTTGGAATATATCGGTAAAGAACCGCATACTATTTTCACGTCTTTACATACTAAAGACAGTCATGGAAACACAATTAACACTAAGAAAACAAAAATAGAAACAATAGAAGAAGGGTTTCATACTTATGGAATCGATTGGACGAAAGATAAAATTGACTTTTTTGTAGATTCAATTCTGGTGTACACTTTTCAGCCTAAACTAAAAGATGAAAATACATGGCCCTATGATCAATCTTTCTATTTCATTATTAACCTTGCAATTGGTGGGAATTTTGGAGGGCCAAATATTGATAATAAAATTTTTCCGCAACAATTTAGTATCGATTATATAAAAGTGTATCAATAA
- a CDS encoding glycoside hydrolase family 16 protein, whose protein sequence is MKKITINLLLIISLLFIIGCQEEDNAFGDLSAPTNIQIEAIIQGVDSTNPYGDGSGIVKFTTTANNAISYKYVFSDGTSQNSPNGVFQKRFTQTGINEYTVTAIASGKGGVSSNAIITIEVRSDFTDNEAIELLTAGTTQNWYFSASEAGHFGVGPNNTDETQNYYPFYYQAAPWEKAGSTDSGCLYENVLTFTKEGDLLKYELNNGGKTFFNATYESVVGGSSGSDFCYNYTTSGEKTINLSPSESVITANANAATQTRGTMLNFSDNGFMGYYIGQSSYEILSITSNRMVVRAVMGNNPDLAWYHTFTTVQPVQVPDVDYTNLVFSDEFNTDGVPDPSKWGYDLGAGGWGNNESQHYTNSATNVIVQGGNLKITAKAESFSGSNYTSARLKTENKFEFTYGKVEVKAKLPVGGGTWPAIWMLGENHATVGWPACGEIDIMEYVGNNPDVVLSTLHFPGNSGGNGVTGSTTITGASSQFHVYKTIWSPTTINFYVDDQLFHSMPNNSTIPFNNDFFLILNVAMGGNLGGAISPSFTESAMEIDYVRIYQ, encoded by the coding sequence ATGAAAAAGATAACTATAAACCTATTACTTATTATATCCTTATTGTTTATAATAGGTTGTCAAGAAGAAGATAATGCATTTGGAGATCTAAGTGCTCCTACTAATATTCAAATAGAAGCAATTATTCAAGGAGTAGATAGCACAAATCCATACGGAGATGGTTCAGGTATTGTAAAGTTTACAACTACTGCAAACAATGCAATCTCTTATAAGTATGTATTTAGCGATGGAACCTCTCAAAATTCACCTAATGGAGTTTTTCAAAAAAGATTTACACAAACAGGCATTAATGAGTATACAGTTACAGCTATTGCCTCTGGTAAAGGTGGAGTTTCTAGTAATGCAATAATAACAATTGAGGTTAGAAGCGATTTTACCGACAATGAAGCTATAGAACTATTAACAGCTGGAACAACTCAAAATTGGTATTTTTCTGCATCAGAAGCTGGTCACTTTGGTGTTGGACCTAATAATACAGATGAGACTCAAAACTACTATCCATTTTATTATCAAGCAGCTCCTTGGGAAAAAGCAGGAAGCACAGATTCAGGCTGTTTGTATGAAAATGTTTTAACTTTTACCAAAGAAGGAGATCTTTTAAAATATGAATTGAACAATGGAGGTAAAACTTTTTTTAATGCAACCTATGAAAGTGTAGTAGGAGGAAGTAGCGGCTCTGATTTTTGTTATAACTATACTACTTCGGGTGAAAAGACAATAAATTTAAGTCCTTCGGAATCAGTAATTACAGCAAATGCAAATGCAGCCACTCAAACAAGAGGAACCATGCTAAATTTTTCTGATAATGGATTTATGGGGTATTATATTGGTCAAAGTTCTTATGAAATTTTATCAATTACGAGTAATAGAATGGTAGTTAGAGCTGTTATGGGTAATAACCCAGATTTAGCTTGGTATCATACTTTTACAACAGTACAACCTGTGCAAGTACCAGATGTAGATTATACAAATTTAGTTTTTTCAGATGAGTTTAATACAGACGGCGTTCCAGATCCATCAAAGTGGGGTTACGATTTAGGTGCAGGTGGTTGGGGAAACAACGAATCTCAACATTATACCAATAGTGCTACTAATGTAATTGTGCAAGGTGGAAATTTAAAAATAACGGCTAAAGCAGAAAGTTTTAGTGGTTCAAACTATACATCAGCACGATTAAAAACAGAAAACAAATTTGAATTTACTTACGGTAAAGTTGAGGTTAAAGCAAAACTACCAGTAGGAGGAGGTACTTGGCCAGCAATTTGGATGCTTGGCGAAAACCATGCTACAGTTGGTTGGCCAGCTTGTGGAGAAATAGATATAATGGAATATGTTGGCAATAATCCAGACGTAGTGCTTTCAACCCTTCATTTCCCTGGGAATTCTGGAGGAAATGGAGTCACAGGCTCTACAACTATTACAGGTGCTTCTTCACAATTCCATGTTTATAAAACCATTTGGAGTCCAACGACAATTAATTTTTATGTAGACGATCAATTGTTTCATTCCATGCCAAATAATAGTACTATTCCTTTCAATAATGATTTCTTTTTGATACTAAATGTTGCTATGGGAGGAAATCTTGGAGGAGCAATAAGCCCTAGTTTTACAGAATCTGCAATGGAAATAGATTATGTAAGAATTTATCAATAA
- the bglX gene encoding beta-glucosidase BglX, producing MIHFIMKFKQLQYIIITSLILLVTSCNFSNQKKTVSNKPDNIEARVDSVFQLMTLDEKIGQMNQYNGFWEITGPVPKEGQAAMKYENLKKGLVGSMLNVKGAKEVYALQKIAVEETRLGIPLLFGFDVIHGYKTISPIPLAEAASWDIEAIQKSAEIAAEEAAAVGINWTFAPMVDISRDARWGRVMEGAGEDPYLGSKIAEARIKGFQGTDLTSKKTVLACAKHFAGYGFAESGRDYNTVDVSEATLQNIILPPFKASVDVGVKTFMNSFNELNGVPATGNNYLQREILKKEWQFDGFIVSDWGSINEMIAHGYAKDSKEAAEIAINAGSDMDMESYAYIDHLKILIKEGKVEEKQIDDAVKRILRVKFELGLFDDPYKYCDEVYEEATVGKKEFHEGVLDIAKKSIVLLKNENKLLPLPKSGKKIALIGALASDKTSPLGSWRIGADDESAISVLEGMKQYKDNQLVYAKGTDVAIGRTQFMWETKINETDSSGFNEAITIAKQADIVVMVLGEHGLQSGEGRSRTDLGLPGLQQQLLEAVYKVNKNIVLVLNNGRPLAIPWAKENIPSILEAWHLGTQSGNAIAEVLYGDYNPSGKLPMTFPKSVGQVPIYYNYKNTGRPTMNEPESVFWSHYIDEENTPLFAFGFGLSYSKFQYSNLKLDKTSVTNNEKIKVTITLKNNSSLKGKEVVQLYIRDLVASVTRPVKELKDFKMVELAANETKEITFLIDEKMLAFYSGNSKWETEPGGFKVFIGGSSDKTLESNFKFVKK from the coding sequence ATGATACACTTTATAATGAAATTCAAACAATTACAATATATAATTATTACATCGCTTATACTTCTTGTAACAAGTTGTAATTTTTCAAATCAAAAAAAAACAGTTTCTAACAAGCCTGATAATATAGAGGCTAGAGTTGATTCTGTTTTTCAATTAATGACATTAGATGAAAAAATTGGTCAGATGAACCAATATAATGGTTTTTGGGAAATTACAGGACCAGTTCCAAAAGAAGGACAAGCCGCAATGAAGTACGAAAACCTTAAAAAAGGCCTAGTAGGTTCTATGCTAAATGTAAAAGGAGCAAAAGAAGTGTATGCTTTACAAAAAATTGCAGTTGAAGAAACCAGATTAGGAATTCCTTTATTATTTGGGTTTGATGTTATTCATGGTTATAAAACAATAAGCCCAATTCCTTTAGCAGAAGCAGCCAGTTGGGATATTGAAGCTATTCAGAAATCGGCTGAAATTGCAGCTGAAGAAGCAGCGGCAGTAGGAATAAACTGGACTTTTGCACCCATGGTTGATATTTCTCGTGATGCAAGATGGGGAAGGGTCATGGAAGGAGCAGGAGAAGATCCATATTTAGGAAGTAAAATTGCAGAAGCACGTATTAAGGGTTTTCAAGGAACCGATTTGACTTCTAAGAAAACAGTTCTCGCTTGTGCGAAACATTTTGCAGGATATGGTTTTGCAGAATCAGGAAGAGACTATAATACTGTAGATGTTAGTGAAGCAACTTTGCAAAACATTATTCTACCACCATTTAAAGCTTCTGTAGATGTGGGTGTAAAAACGTTTATGAATTCATTTAACGAACTAAATGGTGTTCCAGCAACAGGCAATAACTATTTACAACGAGAGATTCTTAAAAAAGAATGGCAATTTGATGGATTTATAGTTTCAGATTGGGGGTCAATTAATGAAATGATTGCACACGGATATGCAAAAGATAGTAAAGAAGCTGCAGAAATAGCAATAAATGCAGGTTCCGATATGGATATGGAATCATATGCTTATATAGATCACTTAAAAATCTTAATTAAGGAAGGGAAAGTTGAAGAAAAACAAATAGATGATGCTGTAAAACGTATTCTTAGAGTAAAATTTGAATTAGGTTTATTTGATGATCCTTATAAATATTGCGATGAGGTTTATGAAGAAGCAACAGTTGGTAAAAAAGAATTTCATGAGGGAGTATTAGACATCGCAAAAAAATCTATTGTACTTCTTAAAAACGAAAATAAGCTTTTGCCTTTACCAAAGTCAGGAAAAAAAATAGCTTTAATAGGAGCATTAGCTTCAGATAAAACAAGTCCGTTAGGTAGTTGGAGAATTGGAGCAGATGATGAATCGGCAATTTCTGTACTAGAAGGTATGAAGCAATATAAAGACAATCAATTAGTATATGCAAAAGGAACTGATGTTGCTATTGGTCGTACTCAATTTATGTGGGAAACGAAAATTAATGAAACAGATTCATCTGGGTTTAATGAAGCGATTACCATTGCAAAACAGGCAGATATTGTGGTTATGGTATTAGGTGAGCATGGTCTACAATCGGGAGAAGGAAGAAGTAGAACCGATTTAGGTTTGCCAGGTTTACAACAACAATTGTTGGAAGCAGTTTATAAAGTAAATAAAAATATTGTTTTAGTATTGAATAACGGAAGACCTTTAGCTATTCCTTGGGCAAAAGAGAACATTCCATCCATTTTAGAAGCTTGGCATCTCGGTACACAAAGTGGAAATGCTATTGCTGAGGTTTTATATGGAGATTATAATCCAAGTGGAAAATTGCCAATGACATTTCCTAAAAGCGTTGGTCAAGTTCCAATTTATTATAATTATAAAAATACAGGAAGACCTACAATGAATGAGCCAGAAAGTGTTTTTTGGTCGCATTATATAGACGAAGAAAATACTCCATTATTTGCGTTTGGGTTCGGATTGAGTTATTCAAAATTCCAATATTCCAATTTAAAATTAGATAAAACTAGTGTTACAAATAATGAAAAGATTAAAGTTACCATTACGCTTAAAAACAATAGTAGTTTAAAAGGGAAAGAAGTCGTTCAACTTTACATTAGAGACCTTGTGGCAAGCGTAACACGACCTGTTAAAGAGTTGAAAGATTTTAAAATGGTAGAATTAGCAGCAAATGAAACAAAAGAAATAACGTTTCTAATTGATGAGAAAATGTTAGCTTTTTATTCAGGTAATTCAAAATGGGAAACAGAACCAGGAGGTTTTAAAGTTTTCATTGGAGGAAGCTCTGATAAAACACTAGAGTCTAATTTTAAATTCGTAAAAAAATAA